Proteins found in one Methanothermobacter thermautotrophicus genomic segment:
- a CDS encoding 4Fe-4S dicluster domain-containing protein, whose translation MRELVSNPELCDECMKCERICPKNAIRVIDGVPIFCMHCAPERAPCLNICPEDAIVEVDGAVVILEDRCIGCGLCRDACPVGAITLNERGVAVKCDLCIDRDKPLCVMVCPKGALTESSEDMMAAKRDKIAGELKRLKNLIKY comes from the coding sequence ATGAGAGAGCTGGTCTCAAATCCAGAACTGTGCGATGAGTGCATGAAATGTGAGAGGATATGTCCAAAGAACGCCATCCGGGTTATAGATGGTGTCCCGATTTTCTGCATGCACTGCGCACCTGAAAGGGCCCCCTGCCTCAATATATGCCCTGAGGATGCCATAGTCGAAGTTGATGGTGCTGTGGTCATCCTGGAGGACAGGTGCATCGGCTGCGGCCTCTGCAGGGACGCCTGCCCCGTGGGTGCCATAACCCTTAATGAGAGGGGTGTTGCAGTGAAATGTGACCTCTGCATCGACAGGGATAAACCCCTCTGCGTAATGGTATGCCCCAAGGGAGCCCTCACTGAAAGCTCAGAGGATATGATGGCTGCAAAGAGGGATAAAATAGCCGGGGAGCTCAAACGCCTGAAAAATCTGATTAAATATTAA
- a CDS encoding fumarate hydratase, whose amino-acid sequence MISRETIEETVCRLFREAVIRIPPDVTLALKKAYLQEEDEVPLLNLKAILDNIELAEKMEVPVCQDTGLPIVFVRMGDVEVENLNEGIAAGVERATLEVPLRPNVVDPLTRKNTGTNTGHMIPQIDVEITDTDYLEITVFPKGFGSENNNALLMGLPGDGIEGVKDFVVKTVLAAGGKPCPPVIVGVGIGGSSDLAMKLAKKALLERVGERNPDKKLASLEEDILSSINESGSGPMGMGGRTTALDVKIKTAHTHTAGLPVGVCIQCWAARRATAILRDV is encoded by the coding sequence ATGATAAGCAGGGAGACCATTGAGGAGACTGTGTGCCGCCTTTTCAGGGAGGCTGTTATCAGGATACCCCCTGATGTTACACTCGCACTTAAAAAGGCCTACCTGCAGGAGGAGGACGAAGTACCCCTCCTCAACCTCAAGGCAATCCTGGATAACATTGAACTGGCAGAGAAGATGGAGGTGCCTGTCTGTCAGGACACAGGACTCCCCATAGTCTTTGTGAGGATGGGTGATGTTGAGGTTGAGAACCTCAATGAGGGTATAGCTGCAGGTGTTGAGAGGGCCACCCTTGAGGTTCCACTGCGCCCAAACGTTGTTGATCCCCTCACAAGGAAGAACACTGGCACAAACACTGGCCATATGATACCACAGATTGACGTTGAAATCACAGACACAGATTATCTTGAAATAACCGTTTTTCCAAAGGGTTTTGGCTCTGAAAACAACAATGCACTCCTTATGGGACTCCCAGGTGATGGGATTGAGGGTGTTAAGGACTTTGTTGTTAAAACCGTTCTGGCAGCCGGTGGAAAGCCATGCCCCCCTGTAATTGTTGGTGTAGGTATCGGTGGCTCCTCTGACCTTGCAATGAAACTTGCAAAGAAGGCCCTCCTTGAACGTGTCGGTGAGAGAAACCCTGATAAAAAACTCGCATCACTTGAGGAGGATATACTCAGTTCAATAAATGAGTCTGGCAGTGGCCCGATGGGTATGGGTGGTAGAACCACAGCCCTTGACGTTAAGATAAAGACTGCCCATACACACACTGCAGGGCTCCCAGTGGGTGTCTGCATACAGTGCTGGGCTGCAAGGAGAGCCACCGCAATTCTAAGGGACGTTTGA
- a CDS encoding 4Fe-4S binding protein produces MFWAFIGGNVAYYLMGVALATKMRDNRAFCKYICPVSIILKLSSYFSVLRVKFDESKCKNCMRCLMECPMDVDMRSSERRKINGTECILCMRCVFSCPGGALCL; encoded by the coding sequence ATGTTCTGGGCTTTTATTGGGGGGAATGTTGCTTATTATCTTATGGGTGTTGCTCTTGCGACTAAGATGAGGGATAACAGGGCATTCTGTAAGTACATATGTCCTGTGAGTATTATTCTTAAGCTATCCTCCTACTTTTCAGTTTTAAGGGTCAAATTTGATGAAAGTAAATGCAAAAATTGCATGAGATGTCTCATGGAATGTCCAATGGATGTCGATATGAGATCTTCTGAAAGAAGAAAAATCAACGGGACAGAATGCATACTCTGCATGAGATGTGTTTTTTCATGTCCCGGCGGCGCCCTTTGCCTATAA
- the phoU gene encoding phosphate signaling complex protein PhoU has protein sequence MEKKYPRILFRKRLKDLRKDMEEVSQKTLKTHKLAVDLLMEYDDEKKEKVIKNSRTIDDMVFNLERKAISLIAAEQPVAGDLRFIEACIKVGSHLKRIGYLAANIAEAAEKLKDEEIPRKPLEDLKHMSDFVQMMLSKGIYAFLDQNMEMARELRHDDDKVDDLFDQTLEHVTRSMFEDKESISYLVNLLFIARFLERVGDRAVSIADRTIFMITCEKP, from the coding sequence ATGGAAAAGAAGTATCCGCGGATACTGTTCCGCAAGAGGCTTAAGGACCTGAGGAAGGATATGGAGGAGGTTTCACAGAAAACCCTTAAAACACATAAACTCGCAGTTGACCTCCTGATGGAGTACGATGATGAAAAGAAGGAGAAGGTAATAAAAAACAGCAGGACAATAGATGACATGGTCTTCAACCTTGAGAGGAAGGCTATAAGTTTAATAGCAGCCGAACAACCCGTTGCAGGAGACCTCCGATTCATAGAGGCCTGCATTAAGGTCGGAAGTCACCTGAAAAGGATAGGCTATCTTGCAGCCAACATAGCTGAGGCAGCAGAGAAACTAAAGGATGAGGAAATCCCAAGAAAGCCCCTTGAGGACTTAAAACACATGTCTGACTTCGTGCAGATGATGCTCTCAAAGGGGATCTATGCCTTTCTTGATCAGAACATGGAGATGGCAAGGGAGCTAAGGCATGACGATGATAAGGTTGATGACCTCTTCGACCAGACCCTTGAACATGTAACAAGAAGCATGTTTGAGGACAAGGAGTCAATCTCATACCTGGTCAACCTCCTCTTCATAGCAAGATTCCTTGAGAGGGTCGGTGACAGGGCTGTCAGCATCGCTGATAGGACGATATTCATGATAACCTGTGAGAAGCCCTGA
- a CDS encoding DUF2226 domain-containing protein, whose protein sequence is MWLPFDNPRKMDYSVLKRASMPEFSYIRILDNENEAIIFVMEDKIVGVWHIDLNTLKETHSHKAMERIEINHDSVIEVYETDLDLFETLIELNDESKLSIPIDAEIIINEMFLDRSSREELLEMYRIRVPTDEAIESLIEDYKSR, encoded by the coding sequence ATGTGGCTACCCTTCGATAACCCCAGGAAGATGGACTACAGCGTCCTTAAGAGGGCCTCAATGCCCGAATTTTCATATATAAGGATCCTGGACAATGAGAATGAGGCAATAATCTTTGTAATGGAGGATAAGATTGTGGGGGTCTGGCACATTGATCTCAACACCCTCAAGGAGACCCACAGCCATAAGGCCATGGAGAGGATAGAGATAAACCATGATTCAGTGATAGAGGTTTATGAGACAGATCTGGACCTCTTCGAAACTCTAATTGAACTCAATGATGAATCAAAACTTTCAATACCCATCGATGCAGAGATTATAATAAATGAGATGTTCCTTGACAGATCATCCCGTGAGGAGCTCCTTGAAATGTACAGGATAAGGGTTCCCACTGATGAGGCAATTGAAAGTTTGATTGAGGATTATAAATCCAGATAG
- a CDS encoding phosphate uptake regulator PhoU, whose amino-acid sequence MWKLIGALLENRLSNVLDETVKYGNETSERVGRAVSSYIEGDEETARELIETTASVNEKSYRIEDECLKILGLHQPVAKDLRLASSIMRSAIELERINILLAYIARYAIDGRDRTPPHIEFMSQTVQDMINDALGALMNRDIQLLKRSTRNYIQLQDLYNQLQDANRDLSESGNLMLVARNLLSMGHHVMGMDDRIAYLIVGKRVIHHKVFYSVLMK is encoded by the coding sequence GTGTGGAAGTTGATCGGCGCTCTCCTTGAAAACAGGCTTTCAAATGTCCTGGATGAAACCGTCAAGTATGGTAATGAAACCTCTGAAAGGGTGGGAAGAGCTGTATCCAGTTACATCGAGGGGGATGAGGAGACTGCAAGGGAGTTGATAGAGACAACTGCCTCGGTTAACGAGAAGAGCTACAGGATAGAGGACGAATGCCTCAAGATCCTTGGCCTTCATCAACCCGTTGCAAAGGACCTGAGGCTGGCATCCAGTATAATGAGAAGTGCAATTGAACTTGAGAGGATAAACATACTCCTCGCTTACATTGCAAGGTACGCCATTGATGGAAGGGACAGGACACCTCCACACATAGAGTTCATGTCCCAGACGGTTCAGGACATGATAAATGATGCACTCGGCGCCCTCATGAACCGTGACATCCAGCTACTTAAAAGGTCAACAAGGAATTACATCCAGCTCCAGGATCTATACAACCAGCTTCAGGATGCAAACAGGGACCTATCAGAGTCAGGTAATCTTATGCTGGTCGCAAGGAATCTGCTCAGCATGGGCCACCATGTTATGGGGATGGATGACAGGATAGCCTACCTCATAGTGGGTAAGAGGGTTATCCACCATAAGGTCTTCTACAGTGTACTCATGAAGTAG
- the pstB gene encoding phosphate ABC transporter ATP-binding protein PstB, producing the protein MYRIEVEDLNVYFDEAHILKDINLKIPKNTVTALIGPSGCGKSTFIRTLNRMNDVISGFRHEGHVYLDGKDIYDPDMDVVELRKKVGMVFQKPNPFPKSIFENVAYGLRVHGYDDRDFIEERVEESLKAAALWDEVKDKLDKSALGLSGGQQQRLCIARTIAIEPEVILMDEPCSALDPISTTKIEDLIHRLKNEYTIIIVTHNMQQATRVSKYTAFFLHGEIVESGLTEQIFIEPRDKRTEDYITGRFG; encoded by the coding sequence ATGTACAGAATCGAAGTTGAGGACCTGAACGTTTACTTTGACGAGGCACACATCCTCAAGGATATAAACCTCAAGATACCCAAGAACACGGTCACAGCCCTTATAGGGCCATCAGGGTGCGGTAAATCAACATTCATCAGAACCCTTAACAGGATGAATGATGTGATAAGCGGCTTCAGACATGAGGGCCACGTCTACCTTGATGGTAAGGACATCTATGACCCAGATATGGATGTGGTGGAGCTCAGAAAGAAGGTTGGCATGGTCTTCCAGAAACCCAACCCTTTCCCAAAGTCCATATTTGAAAATGTTGCCTATGGCCTCAGGGTCCATGGATACGATGACAGGGACTTCATAGAGGAACGTGTCGAGGAAAGTCTCAAGGCAGCAGCCCTCTGGGATGAGGTCAAGGACAAACTTGATAAATCCGCCCTCGGACTCTCAGGGGGACAGCAGCAGAGGTTATGCATAGCAAGGACCATAGCCATAGAACCTGAGGTTATACTCATGGATGAGCCATGCTCAGCCCTTGACCCAATATCAACAACCAAGATCGAGGACCTCATCCACAGGCTCAAGAATGAATACACCATAATTATAGTTACACACAACATGCAGCAGGCCACCAGGGTCTCAAAGTACACAGCCTTCTTCCTGCATGGCGAGATAGTTGAAAGCGGTCTCACAGAGCAGATTTTCATAGAGCCAAGGGATAAAAGGACTGAGGACTACATTACAGGAAGATTTGGATAA
- the pstA gene encoding phosphate ABC transporter permease PstA, which produces MSFKIISPKTSQKIMTGIFWASGIVTVLILLIIIGYILLKGLPAVNLEFLLSEPVDSGRAGGIAPMIVSSLYVTLIAGIIATPLGVGAAVYMTEYATEERIVRLIKFGAETLASIPSIVFGLFGLSFFVVFLGLGWSILSGGLVLALMALPTIFQVAQVSVETVPQSYREGSLALGATKWETIYRVVIPAAIPGITTGVILGMARAISEAAAVMFVVGSALSMPVSIFDPGRPLPLHLYVLATEGLSLKNAYGTAAVLVIIVLLITVLTNTLVDRYRRKMMGR; this is translated from the coding sequence ATGTCCTTCAAAATAATATCACCCAAGACAAGCCAGAAGATAATGACGGGAATATTCTGGGCATCAGGAATAGTAACAGTGCTGATACTCCTCATCATAATCGGCTACATACTCCTGAAGGGACTGCCCGCAGTGAACCTGGAATTCTTGCTTTCAGAACCCGTTGACTCTGGAAGGGCCGGGGGAATAGCCCCCATGATAGTATCCAGCCTCTACGTCACCCTAATCGCGGGTATAATAGCAACACCTCTGGGAGTCGGGGCAGCGGTTTACATGACAGAATACGCCACAGAGGAACGCATCGTGAGGCTGATAAAGTTTGGAGCGGAAACCCTGGCCTCCATACCCTCAATAGTATTTGGGCTTTTCGGTTTGTCATTCTTCGTGGTTTTCCTGGGCCTGGGCTGGTCAATCCTATCCGGGGGGCTGGTACTGGCACTAATGGCCCTACCAACCATATTCCAGGTTGCCCAGGTTTCAGTTGAGACAGTTCCGCAATCCTACAGAGAGGGGAGCCTGGCTCTCGGAGCCACGAAGTGGGAGACCATCTACAGGGTGGTAATCCCTGCAGCAATTCCAGGTATAACCACAGGTGTTATACTGGGGATGGCCAGGGCCATATCAGAGGCGGCTGCGGTCATGTTCGTTGTGGGGTCAGCACTTTCAATGCCAGTATCCATCTTCGACCCTGGAAGGCCCCTTCCACTGCACCTCTATGTGCTGGCAACGGAGGGTCTTTCACTGAAGAACGCCTACGGTACAGCAGCTGTCCTTGTGATAATCGTCCTTTTAATCACAGTTCTAACAAACACCCTTGTTGATAGATACAGAAGGAAGATGATGGGAAGATAG
- the pstC gene encoding phosphate ABC transporter permease subunit PstC: MISKTREKLIEKGLFITAIFSIIAILLIIIFIFREGFPIFQDYGVTNFIFGMDWAPSDGKYGVFTMIVGSLYITFLSLAIAVPLSILCAIFMAEVAPEIMRKILKPVIETLAAIPSVVYGFFGLIILVPFIRASLGGTGFGLLTASLILTVMIMPTIISVSEDAIRSVPLEYKEASLALGATHWQTIRRVIFPAALPGIITSIILGMGRAIGETLAVIMVAGNVTQIPSSILDPVRALTSNIALEMGYATGLHYSALFGTAIILFFVIMVLLVVANYFHYRKKIVIGGGYL; encoded by the coding sequence ATGATCAGCAAGACAAGGGAAAAACTCATTGAGAAGGGTCTTTTCATAACCGCAATATTCTCAATAATCGCCATCCTTCTCATAATCATCTTCATATTCAGGGAGGGATTCCCCATATTCCAGGATTATGGGGTCACAAACTTCATATTTGGGATGGACTGGGCACCATCAGATGGTAAGTACGGTGTCTTCACCATGATCGTAGGTTCACTCTATATAACCTTTCTGTCCCTGGCCATAGCCGTCCCACTTTCAATTCTATGCGCAATATTCATGGCTGAGGTGGCGCCTGAGATAATGCGGAAGATACTCAAACCTGTAATAGAGACCCTTGCAGCAATACCCTCAGTGGTATACGGTTTCTTCGGGCTGATCATCCTGGTACCCTTCATAAGGGCCAGCCTTGGAGGTACCGGTTTCGGGCTTCTAACAGCATCACTCATACTCACGGTCATGATAATGCCAACCATAATCAGTGTGTCAGAGGATGCCATAAGATCAGTCCCACTGGAGTACAAGGAGGCATCCCTTGCACTTGGGGCCACCCATTGGCAGACCATAAGGAGGGTTATATTCCCGGCGGCACTGCCAGGCATAATCACATCAATAATCCTTGGAATGGGTCGTGCAATCGGCGAGACCCTCGCGGTTATCATGGTGGCCGGTAACGTCACCCAGATACCATCATCCATACTGGACCCTGTGAGGGCCCTGACATCCAACATAGCACTGGAGATGGGCTATGCCACCGGGCTACACTACAGCGCACTCTTCGGGACCGCCATCATCCTGTTTTTTGTCATAATGGTCCTGCTGGTGGTTGCCAACTACTTCCACTACAGGAAGAAGATAGTTATAGGTGGAGGATATCTCTAG
- a CDS encoding phosphate ABC transporter substrate-binding protein yields the protein MDLKPRNILIIIIIIALAYLMIRPGAEYERIEIAGSTSVQPVAEELAAEYMKMHPNVKINVQGGGSGMGIRTVQQGIVDIGTSSKALKPDERDGLHEYVIGKDGIVIAVNHQNPVNDLTVDQLRGIFSGRIRNWKEVGGPDAEIHVIVREEGSGTRSSFKSLVMKDEKIRSDAIVQGSTESVKQAIKSDPYAVGFVSMAHMSSDVKALEVNGITPSETTIADGSYPLVVPFEFLTKGEPRGAVKDFIKWVFSPEGQAIVRSQKVVPAIANVSDDT from the coding sequence ATGGATCTGAAGCCGAGGAACATTCTCATAATAATCATTATCATTGCACTGGCATACCTCATGATAAGACCCGGGGCAGAGTATGAGAGAATCGAAATAGCAGGTTCCACCTCTGTTCAGCCAGTTGCAGAGGAACTTGCAGCTGAATACATGAAGATGCACCCCAATGTTAAGATAAACGTCCAGGGCGGCGGTTCCGGGATGGGTATAAGGACGGTCCAGCAGGGAATAGTCGATATAGGGACCAGCTCAAAGGCCCTGAAACCTGATGAAAGGGACGGCCTTCATGAGTATGTGATAGGTAAGGATGGTATAGTGATAGCTGTTAACCACCAGAACCCCGTCAATGACCTCACAGTTGATCAGCTGAGGGGTATCTTCAGCGGAAGGATAAGGAACTGGAAGGAAGTCGGAGGCCCTGATGCAGAGATACATGTTATAGTCCGTGAGGAGGGATCAGGGACCAGAAGCTCATTCAAATCACTTGTCATGAAGGACGAGAAGATAAGGTCCGATGCAATCGTACAGGGCTCCACAGAATCAGTTAAACAGGCCATAAAGAGCGACCCATATGCAGTTGGATTCGTTTCAATGGCCCATATGAGTTCCGATGTGAAGGCACTCGAGGTGAACGGAATCACACCATCAGAGACCACAATAGCAGACGGATCCTACCCCCTGGTGGTCCCATTCGAATTCCTCACAAAGGGTGAACCAAGGGGAGCTGTAAAGGACTTTATAAAGTGGGTGTTCTCACCTGAAGGGCAGGCAATCGTAAGGAGCCAGAAGGTTGTACCGGCAATAGCAAATGTCTCGGATGATACATAG
- a CDS encoding phosphate ABC transporter substrate-binding protein: protein MDTKLIIGIVVAIVIIAGAVLALGGGGQQQKIDIVGSTSVQPVAEKLAAEYMKKHPNVKINVQGGGSSVGIKSAADGTADIGTSSKELKPDEKKGLTEYLIGKDGIAIIVNSKNTVSDLTKDQVKDIFSGKITNWKEVGGPDAKITVVTREDGSGTRKAFEEIVMGKETKIKKDAIVESSTEAVKQAVKQDPNAIGFISLANLDETVKALKIDGVAPSEQTVADGSYKIQRPFLFLVKGSAKGAVKDFIDWVLSPEGQAIVKSEKVVPAKA from the coding sequence ATGGACACCAAACTGATCATAGGAATAGTGGTAGCAATTGTAATTATTGCAGGCGCAGTCCTGGCACTTGGAGGTGGCGGACAGCAGCAGAAGATAGACATTGTTGGTTCGACCTCTGTCCAGCCAGTTGCAGAGAAACTTGCAGCTGAGTACATGAAGAAACACCCCAATGTTAAGATAAACGTCCAGGGCGGCGGATCCAGTGTCGGTATCAAGAGTGCCGCTGACGGCACAGCAGACATCGGAACAAGTTCAAAGGAACTCAAGCCCGACGAGAAGAAGGGCCTCACAGAATACCTTATAGGTAAGGATGGAATCGCCATAATCGTAAACAGCAAGAACACAGTCTCAGACCTCACAAAGGACCAGGTGAAGGATATCTTCAGCGGGAAGATAACCAACTGGAAAGAGGTCGGAGGCCCCGATGCAAAGATAACAGTGGTAACACGTGAAGACGGCTCAGGAACCAGGAAGGCCTTTGAGGAAATAGTGATGGGTAAAGAGACCAAGATAAAGAAGGACGCCATAGTTGAAAGTTCAACAGAGGCAGTTAAACAGGCAGTTAAACAGGATCCAAACGCAATAGGGTTCATATCACTTGCAAACCTCGATGAAACAGTCAAGGCACTTAAAATCGATGGTGTCGCACCATCAGAGCAGACAGTCGCAGACGGATCCTACAAGATACAGAGGCCATTCCTTTTCCTTGTAAAGGGCAGCGCAAAGGGTGCAGTTAAGGACTTCATTGACTGGGTCCTAAGTCCAGAGGGACAGGCAATAGTCAAGTCAGAAAAGGTTGTACCAGCAAAGGCCTAG
- a CDS encoding citryl-CoA lyase, protein MMNEGLINDIVRVKNPRWRTSITRVEPNRIVTRGYSQEDLIGGVSFSEMVYLLIRGELPPQNVARMLEAVLVSFCDHGVTPPSTQAARMIASAGSPVHACIAGGLLAFGKNHAGAIERSMKLFQETVSSCDSEDEIPDAAVRLVDDHLQANRRVPGFGHRYHNADPRAVRLLELAEDYDCVGPHTALAMEVQEILLKRKGVRMNVDGANAGILSDMGFDWRTGAGLFMIGRLPGLISHVYEEKVREPAFRKFFEIEEIHYDGEEKRILEADYRTLRGSEIWRTRNTKEPGKE, encoded by the coding sequence ATGATGAATGAAGGACTTATAAATGATATAGTGCGGGTTAAAAATCCCAGGTGGAGGACCTCCATTACGCGTGTTGAGCCTAACCGTATTGTTACGAGGGGTTATTCTCAGGAGGATCTGATTGGTGGTGTTTCCTTTTCTGAGATGGTTTATCTTTTGATAAGGGGTGAGCTGCCCCCTCAGAATGTTGCCCGTATGCTTGAGGCTGTCCTGGTGTCCTTCTGTGATCATGGTGTCACCCCTCCGAGTACTCAGGCTGCCCGTATGATTGCTTCGGCTGGTTCCCCGGTTCATGCCTGTATTGCGGGGGGTCTTCTGGCCTTTGGTAAGAATCATGCTGGTGCCATTGAGCGTTCCATGAAGCTTTTCCAGGAGACGGTTTCATCCTGTGATTCTGAGGATGAGATCCCTGATGCTGCGGTGAGGCTGGTTGATGATCACCTCCAGGCCAACAGGAGGGTTCCGGGGTTCGGGCACCGGTACCATAACGCGGACCCCCGGGCTGTCCGGTTACTGGAACTTGCAGAGGATTACGACTGTGTGGGGCCACACACAGCCCTTGCCATGGAGGTCCAGGAGATACTACTGAAGCGCAAGGGCGTCCGCATGAACGTTGATGGGGCCAACGCCGGCATACTCTCAGATATGGGCTTCGACTGGAGGACAGGCGCAGGACTCTTCATGATAGGACGCCTACCCGGACTCATATCCCACGTATACGAGGAAAAGGTCAGGGAACCAGCCTTCAGAAAATTCTTCGAAATCGAAGAAATACACTACGACGGCGAGGAGAAAAGAATATTGGAAGCAGATTACAGAACATTAAGGGGGTCAGAAATATGGAGGACGAGAAATACAAAAGAGCCAGGAAAAGAGTAG
- a CDS encoding 2TM domain-containing protein, whose amino-acid sequence MNLLSTPGTWWFYWITVFWGIGIIWHAFGVFHR is encoded by the coding sequence ATAAATCTCCTCTCAACTCCCGGGACATGGTGGTTCTACTGGATAACAGTCTTCTGGGGAATAGGAATAATATGGCACGCCTTTGGAGTTTTTCATAGGTGA
- a CDS encoding phosphate uptake regulator PhoU, with the protein MKNKTKNATLKSIIDVILYENPSTQDEIAERLGITRRYVTKLLQPLIREGVVRRAYIVDIKKFDEFPELFGEEVTSREYAGSFFIKEILRDMAQHVCKQLNKSFRSLEEYDEDLANEALKMDYITNTMHEKVRSSVDTAIAMNPYSEFSKTMAFTEIAYDLERIGDHSAIIANFAIKESYEVDPAMMEYLKDMFSIALEMVKTAMEAFLNEKLELKATLMSLEDDIHRIQKNALNCVATQMAETPFEDKERSTYYISLSRIVKTFERIADISIEIFDTAGEYYRNIPRTTTPERFRRREREES; encoded by the coding sequence ATGAAAAATAAGACAAAGAATGCGACTCTCAAGTCAATCATAGACGTCATCCTCTATGAGAACCCCTCCACACAGGACGAAATCGCTGAACGCCTAGGCATAACAAGGAGGTACGTCACCAAGCTCCTCCAGCCCCTCATCAGGGAGGGCGTTGTGAGGAGGGCCTACATCGTGGATATAAAGAAATTTGATGAATTCCCTGAGCTCTTCGGTGAGGAGGTAACCTCGAGGGAATATGCTGGAAGCTTCTTCATAAAGGAGATACTCAGGGACATGGCACAGCATGTGTGCAAGCAGCTCAACAAATCCTTCAGGTCCCTTGAGGAGTACGATGAGGACCTTGCAAATGAGGCCCTCAAGATGGACTACATAACAAACACCATGCATGAGAAGGTGCGATCCTCTGTTGATACTGCAATAGCAATGAATCCCTACTCTGAGTTCAGCAAGACAATGGCCTTTACAGAGATAGCCTATGACCTTGAAAGGATAGGTGACCATTCAGCGATAATAGCAAACTTTGCCATAAAGGAGTCCTATGAGGTTGACCCCGCAATGATGGAGTACCTCAAGGACATGTTCTCCATTGCCCTTGAGATGGTGAAAACCGCCATGGAAGCCTTCCTGAATGAGAAACTGGAACTTAAGGCAACTCTAATGTCACTTGAGGATGATATCCACAGGATCCAGAAGAATGCACTTAACTGTGTCGCCACCCAGATGGCTGAAACACCCTTTGAGGATAAGGAGAGGTCCACCTATTACATATCTCTCTCAAGGATTGTTAAGACATTTGAGAGGATAGCTGATATATCCATTGAGATATTCGACACTGCAGGTGAGTACTACAGGAACATTCCGAGGACAACGACCCCTGAAAGATTCAGACGGAGGGAGAGAGAGGAGTCCTGA
- a CDS encoding metallophosphoesterase gives MEKKIAQISDVHFGEKNFSDQLRDNLLSQLENENPDLIIVSGDLTTEGYSHEYELAAEFVDELRDITSTYTIPGNHDARNVGLVHFEKLIGRRKFVHHDSEFAVIGLDSSEPDINDGQIGMDQLEWLRRELERVPDHLCKIVTFHHHLLPIPGTGRERNILLDSGDLLKLLKEYGVDFVLNGHKHVPNVWMIEGMVTLNSGTATTRKLRGETFPSHNQLRIDDDRISVDLINTENGSVREIASYSVRVEDEEYRICSYMHSI, from the coding sequence ATGGAGAAAAAAATTGCCCAGATTTCAGATGTTCACTTCGGTGAGAAGAACTTCTCGGATCAGCTCAGGGATAATCTCCTAAGTCAGCTTGAAAATGAGAACCCTGACCTCATAATAGTCTCCGGTGACCTGACAACCGAGGGATACTCACACGAGTATGAACTTGCAGCAGAATTTGTGGATGAACTCAGGGATATCACCTCAACCTACACAATCCCTGGCAACCATGATGCAAGGAACGTCGGTCTTGTGCACTTTGAGAAGTTAATAGGCCGGAGGAAGTTTGTTCACCATGACTCTGAATTTGCGGTCATAGGCCTTGACTCCTCTGAGCCAGATATAAACGATGGTCAGATAGGCATGGATCAGCTTGAATGGTTGAGGAGGGAACTTGAACGTGTCCCTGATCACCTCTGCAAGATAGTCACATTTCACCATCATCTTCTACCCATACCCGGCACCGGCCGTGAGAGGAATATCCTCCTGGACTCCGGTGACCTTCTGAAACTCCTGAAGGAATACGGTGTGGATTTTGTTCTCAACGGACACAAGCATGTGCCCAATGTGTGGATGATTGAAGGGATGGTTACACTGAACTCGGGCACAGCCACAACAAGGAAACTGAGGGGTGAGACATTCCCCTCACACAACCAGCTAAGAATAGACGATGACAGGATTTCAGTTGACCTCATAAACACTGAGAACGGTTCCGTCAGGGAAATAGCCAGTTACTCTGTCAGGGTTGAGGACGAGGAATACAGGATATGCTCCTATATGCACTCCATATGA